The Rubricoccus marinus nucleotide sequence CGTGTTCGCGCTGCGGTTGGTGCGGGACGTGCGCGTAAGCGGGCGCTACACCGTCGGTGAGCCGCCGGGCCCGGCGCTGGGCGCGCTCCTGGCGGGCAGCGGGCTCCGCGCCGAGCGGGTGCGGCGCGCGCAGTTCGTGCTCATCTCAGACCCGCTCAACCTGCCCGGCCTGGGAGACGACCCCTCCCTTTACACCGGCGTGCTGGAGGGCCGCGTGACCGACGCCGAGACCGACGAGCCGCTCTGGGGCGCGCACGTCTGGCTCGTCGACCTCGACCTCGGCGGCGTGGCCGACGCCAGAGGCGAGTTCGCCGTCGAGCGGCTCCCGGCCGGGCGGTACTCCGTCCGCGTCTCGCACGTCGGCTACCGCACGGTGCGGGTGGACCTGGACGTGTTTCCGGCCTCGCCGCAGCTCCCGCCCACGATCCGCCTCCGGCCCGAGGCGGTGAACTCCTCCGCCGCGACGGTCCGGCCGTCGGCGCAGCCGCTGGAGCCCGAGCCCGGCCTGGCGGTCCTCACGCCGCCGGGCTCGCCAGAGGCCGGGCGGCCCGCGCTCTCCATCGCCGGGCCGGTCCTCGGCGGCGACCTGCTCGGCGGCCTCTCACTCGTGCCGGGCGTCTCGCGCGCCGGGGGCGCCAGCGGCCCGCTCACGCTGCGCGGCGCCGACCCCGGCCGCGCGCTCGTCGTGCGCGATGGCGTGCCCATCTACGGCGAGAACGCCTCGTTTCAGCCCGAGGCGCTGCAGTCGGCGCGGCTGCACAACGGCCCGCTCCCCGTCGAGCTGGACGGCGGTGCGGGCGTCTTGGAGCTCACCACGCGTGCCCCGGGGCCCGACGCCAGAGGCGTCCTCGCGGGCGGCCTGGGCGGCGTTCGGGGCGTGGTCTCTGCACCTCTGGCGCCGACGCTCGGCGCCCAGGTGGGGTGGGGGAGGCCCGGCCCGAGCGATCTGCCTCTGGCGTCGGCGCGCGCCGAGGCGGGCGCGCTCGTGATCGACCCGCGCGGGTGGCGCGGCGAGGCCGACGCGGCGCGGCGGGCGTGGGACGCGGAGGCCAAGCTGACGTGGACGCCGCGGCCGGCGCAAACCGTGGAGGCAGGCGCGTACCGCAGCGGCACGCGCCTCGGCGCCGACCTCCTCTCCGGCCCTGCTCCCGCCTCGTGGGAGATCCGCAGCGCGAGCACGGCCGCCAACGTCCGCTACGACGGCCTCGTGGACGATCGCACGTTCGCCAGCGGCCTCGCCTACCTCACGCGCGCCTCTGGCGACGAGGAGACCCCCGGCCTCGCCACGCAAACCGCGATCACCGAAGGCGGCCTCCGCGCCGAGGTCGATCACGCCCCTTCGCTCACCCACCAGGTCCGCCTGGGCGCCCACGCCGCTGTGCGCGAGGTGAGCGCGGACCAGGGCGTGCGCCTCCGCCAGAGGCTGACCGAGGCGGCGGTCTACGCGCGCGACACGTGGAAGCCGAGCGCCCGCCTCGAACTCCGCCCCGGCGTACGCCTCGCCCTCGTCGGTACGCGCGCAGTCGCGGAGCCGCGGCTGCAGGCGCGGTGGAGCGCGGTCCCCAAGCGGCTCGACCTCCGCGCCGGCCTCGCGCGGCAGACCCAGGCCGTCCACCGCTTGCACGGCTACGCCTCTGGCGCGAACGCCCCGCGCGATCTCGCCGCCACGCGCTGGCTTCTCGCCAGCGGCGGCATCGCGCCTGCCGTGACCTGGCTCGGCGGGCTCGGCGCCGAGTGGCGCCCATCCGACGATGTCGCGTTCAGCGCCGACCTCTTTGTCCGCACCGCGCGCGACGTGCGCCTCGCCCGAGGCCTGGCGGTCCAGGAGCCGCCCGTCGAGGCGGCGTCGCTGGCGGCGCTGTTTCCCGCCCACCGCGAGCGGGCGGTTGGGTTGGACCTCGCCGCGGGCGTCCGCCGCCAGACCTGGGCGCTTCAGGGCGGCCTCTCGCTCGCGCGCGCCGAAGTGCGCCGCGAGGCGCCAGAGGCCTCTGGCGCCGTCCGTCCCTGGCGCGCGTCGCGCTACAGCCGCCCCGTCTCGTTCTCCGTCGCGGGCGAGAAGACGCTCGGCCTCGCCACGCTCGGCGCGCGGCTCGATCTCGAATCTGCCCGCCCCGGCGCGAGGGGCGACCGCGACGCGCCAGAGGCCCGGCTCACGCTCGGTGCCGACGCGCAGACCGAGGCGTTTGGCGTGACGTGGATCCTCGGCGCGCGCGCCGAAACCCGCCTGCGGGGCGACGGCCCGCTCGCGAGCGGGGGGCTGCCGCCCGGCGCGCCTCTGGCGCTCGGCGCCCTCGGCCCCGCCGTCGTCCCCGGCGTGCGCTTGGTCGCACGGTGGTAACGGGGAGGGAGGCCGACAGGCTCTGCCCATTCCCGCATCCCCGTTCCCCTGCCAAGCGCCTGTCACCGCCAGAGGCGAGATTAGAGCATGAACCGAAAGAACCCCTGGGAGCGCCGCTCCGACGCACGTGAGGCCTCTGGCGAAGACACCGAGCGCCCCGACGCCGGCAAGAAAGACCCGTTCGAGAAGCGCGTCCGCGTGCCCGACGTGGAGACGCTGACCGAAGGCACCATCACGTCCGTCCAGGCTCAGAAAAAGGACATGGACCGCGTGAGCATCTTCCTGGATGGGAAGTTCGCCTTCGGCATCGCGGCGGATATCGCCATCGGCGAGGGGCTCAAAAAGGGGCTCGTGCTCACGCCAGAGGCACAGCACAAGCTGTTTCAGAAAGAGGAGGTGATCGCCGCGCGCCGCGCCTCGCTGGACTACCTCTCGCTCGGCGGCAAGACCTCGACGGAGCTCAAACGCTCGCTCGCGCGCCGGGGCTTTTCCGACTTCGCCGCTGAGGACGCCATCGCGCAGATGGAGCGCTACGGCTACCTGGACGACGCCGCCTACGCGATGGCCTTCGCCAAAGGCCGCGCCGCCTCTCGCGGCCACGGCCCGCAGCGCCTCCGCGCCGACCTCCTCAAGAAAGGCGTCCCCCGCGCCGCCATCGACCGCGCGCTGGAGGAATTGGACGCCGACGACCTGGCGGAGTCCGCCAACGCGCTCGGCCTCAAGCGCTGGCGCGCGCTCTCCAGCGAGTCCGACACGCGCAAGCGCAAAAAGAAGACGACGGACTTCCTGCTCCGCCGCGGCTTCTCCTTCGACCAGGCCCGGACGGCCGTGGAGGCCGCGCTCGCCAAAGACGAGGACGTAGAGGACGCGGACGACGGCTGGGATGCCTGAGCCTCTGGCGCCAGAGGCCGGCCGCGTTCCGGGCCTGACGCTTATCGCGTGGGGGCTTTGTGCCCTCTGCGCCGCCGTCACGGTGGCCGTGATCCTGCGCGAGCCCACGCTGAACTCCGTCCCCCGGCCGTCGCTCGGCGTCTTGGTGTTGCCGTACGCGCCTCTGGCGGCGCTCGCGTGGTGGGCGCGCCGCACGGCCACGGCGCGATGGGTGGCGCTGGCCGGCGTCGTGTGCGTGTTCGCGCTCGGCGCTGCGCTCTGGCTGGCCTGGACCGACGTGCCGATGGCGCGGCTGGCTGCGCCGCGCGTGATTCCCAGCCGCCAACTCGTGGCCGTGGCGGTGGTGGCCTACGTCGTCTCGCTCGCGCGTCGGGCGCACGGCTGAGGGGCGCGCGCAGGCCTCTGGCGCCAGAGGCGCGCGGCGGGGCGATCTTGCGCGTCCCCGATTCCTGCCCGACCGATGTTCGACCCCGCCGAAGACGCCCGACAGATTGACGAGGCCGTCGCTGCCATCCGCGCCCAAACCGACCTCGTGCCCGATCTCGCCCTCGTCCTCGGCTCCGGCCTCGGCGCGCTCGCGGACGAGGTGGAGGACGCCGTCATCATCCCGACGGGCGAGGTCCCGCACTACCCGGCCTCGACCGTCGAGGGCCACGCCGGGCGGCTCGTGCTGGGCACGCTGGAAGGGCGCCCCGTGCTCGTCGTGCAGGGGCGCGTGCATCTCTACGAAGGCCACGAGCCTCGCGCGGTGACCTTCCCGGTCCGGCTTGCACATGCCCTCGGCGCGAAGGGGCTGTTCCTGACCAACGCCGCGGGCGGGATGAACCCGTCGTTCGTGCCGGGCACGCTGATGCTGATCACGGACCACATCAACCTCGCGTTTACGAGCGCGCTGAGCGGGAAGATGGCCTCTGGCGAGCACCGCTTCCCGGACATGTCCAACCCGTACGACGCGGAGTGGAGAAAACAGGCCGGTAACATTGCGTTAACACACGGCGTGCCCTATCGTGAGGGCGTGTATGTGTGGACGGCCGGGCCGTCGTACGAGACGCCGGCCGAGATCCGCTTTTTCCAGCGCGCCGGTGCCGACGCCGTCGGCATGAGCACGGTCCCCGAGGCCATCCAGGCCGCCGCGCTCGGCATGCCCGTTCTCGGGCTGTCCACCATTACCAACCTCGCCGCCGGTCTCCAGGGCCGCCCGCTCAATCACGCCGAAGTGATGGAAGTCGGGCAGATGGTCCGGGAACGGCTCTCCACCTGGGTCCGCGCGATCGTCGCCGAGACCGGACCCGGGCGCTGAGCCGCCCACGGGACGGCGCACCCCGCCGCTCCCATGTCCCGTCTGCTCTGCCTCGCCCTCTCCGTTCTCGCGCTGCCTCTGGCGGTGCGATGGGCGGCGCCAGAGGCGAGCGCGGCAGACGTCGCGCCTCTGGCGCTGGAACACGCGGACGCCCCCGCGCCAGAGGCCGCCGCGCGAGAAGCCGAACTGTTCAGCACGCTGGACCGCCGCGTGGTGCGGGTCGGCGAGACCGTTACGCTGGTCGTCGAACTCGCCGTGGCGCTGCAAGACGAGACCTCTGGCGTGCCGTTTATCCGCGCGCTCACCGCCTCGGCGCCAGAGGCTAGTGAGGACGTGGCGCTGGAATCGGCCGGGCCGGTCGTGCAGCACTGGGACCGCGGCGTGCTCCAACTGGAGCGCCGCTATACGCTCCGCGTCCTCCGCGAGGGCGACCTGAGCGTGGCGCCTCTGGCGCTGGACCTCGGCGGGCGCACGCTCGAGACGCGCCGCCAGAGGCTCCGCGGCTACGCCGTTCAGCCGGACCACGCCGCCGCCTCGGTCGTCGCGATCGTGGCCGACGGGCGGCAGGGGCGGGCGCCGTTCCGCCGCGTCGGCTCGGCGTGGCTCGCCGCACCCGATGCGCTCGTGACGGCCTACCACGTCGTCGTAGGCGCGGGCCGCGTGCGCGTGCAGCTTCCGTCGGGCCGCATCGTCTCCGTCCGCCGCGTGTGGGCGCTCGATCCCGAGCGAGACATCGCGGTCCTGCACATCGACCCGCGCGAGACCGAGGGGATGGCCGCGCTGCCCGTCGCGCCGCCAGAGGCCGCGGGCGACGCCGTCGCGTTCACCTTCGGGTGGCCCCTGGCGAACGGCGGGGACGCCTTCGAGCGGCCACAAGTCGGAACCGCCGCGGCGCTCTACACCGGCATCGGCCCGGACCTCCGCACGGCGGGCAACGCCGTCCGCCCCGGCGACAGCGGCGGCCCGCTGCTCGACGCCAGGGGCCGCGTGCTCGGCGTCGTCGTCTCCGGCCGCTCCACGAACGGTGAGGCCGACCTCTTGCGCGAGGACGTGTGCCTCGCCGCCGACCCCGTTCCCGCGCTCCGCCAGCGGCCCAGCCGCCCGGTGCCTCTGGCGCGCGCGCTCCGCCATGCCGCCCGCGCGCTTCCCGCCGCTCGCGCCTTCGAGGCCGCGACGGCGCTGACCGGCCCCGGCCACAGGCCCGCCGACGCGCCGCGCCACCGCGCGCTGCTGATGGACGCCGCCCGCGCCGCGCCGCAGGACGCCGCGCTCCAGTTCCTCGCCGGGTCCGTCCTGGAAGCCCTCGGCGAGGACGACGAGGCCGCGCGCATCTACCAGGGCGCGCACGAGGCCGGCTACTTCCCGGCTGCCTACGCGCTCGCGCACCACCACCTGGAAACGGATCCGATCCAGGCCGAGCGCCTCTTCCGTGAGATCCGGGCCTCCGACGCCTACGCGCACCTCGGCGCGATGGGGCACGCCCGCGCGCTCGTCGCGCTGAGCCGCTGGCGCGAGGCCGAGGACGCCCTCGCCGAAGTGCTGGACCACGAGCCCACCTATGCACCCGCGCTGTACCTCCTCGGCGTCGTGCGTCTCGCCAGAGGCGAGGACGACGCGGCGCTGGCGTTGGAGCGGCGGCTCGCCTCGGCGCCGGGGTGGGCGGCCAGCCTCCGCTTCCTGCTCCGCAACGAGGTCCTGCGGCCGACGGCGCTCCGGCCTCTGGCGCGGGTCCGGCTGGCCCCCGAGGTCCCGTTGGGGTACTAGAGGGGCACCGGCGAGCCGCATCTCTCCATCCCTCTTCACCCCGCACCCCTCCGCAAGCGGCCATCTTGCAGCCTCACTTTTCTGCGAGCATGTCCGACGCCCCGACCCACCTCGTTCGCGAGGCTATCCGCCGCGAGCGCGCCTACCGCGTGCCGACCCAGACCGGCATCGCCGCCAAGCTGGACCAGAACGAGAGCCCGTACAGCGTCCTCGACGCCATCAAGGACGCGGCGCTCCAGGAGGTCCGCGAGACGCCCTGGAACCGCTACCCCGATGACCGCCCGCATCGCCTCGTCGCGGCGGTCGCGGAGCAGTGGGGCCTCGCGCCAGAGGCCGTCATCGTGGGCCACGGCTCCAACGAGATCACGCACACGCTCGGGCTCTGCTTTGTGGACCCCGGCACGCCGGTCGTCCTCCCGACGCCGATGTTCTCGCTCTATGCGAGCGTGATGCGCATGTTCGAGGCCGAGGTCACCGAGGTTGCGCCAGAGGCCGATCTAACGCACAGCGCCGACGCCATCCTGGCCGCGGCTACGGCCTCTGGCGCCGCGCTCACCGTCGTGACGACGCCCAACAACCCGACCGGGCAGACGATCCCGCACGAGGACCTCAAGCAGCTCGCCGCGGGCGTCCCCGGCATCCTCGTCATCGACGAGGCCTACCACGAGTTCCTCACCGGCCCGACCGCGCTGGACGTGCTCGCCGAGCACCCCAACGTACTCGTCATGCGGACGTTTTCGAAGGCGATGGGCCTCGCCGGGCTCCGCGTCGGCACGCTCGTGGGGCACCCGGACCTGATCCAGGAGATCGAAAAGTCCCGCCTCCCGTTCGTCGTGGACCGCCTGGCCGAGGCCGTCGCGCTCCAGGTCCTCGCGCGGCCCGAACTGGTCGCGGAGCGCGTGGCGGAGTCCCGCGCCGAGCACGACCGGCTGGCCGACGCCGTCGAGGCGATGCCCGGCTGCGAGGTGCTCCGCGGCAAGGCCAACTTCTTCCTTTTCCGCACGCCTCTGGCGCACGCCGCGGTCCGCGAAACGCTCGCCGCCAGAGGCGTCAACATCCGCGACGTGACCGGCTACCCGGACCTCGCGCCGCGCGACGGCACGCCCGGCTGGCTCCGCGTCTCCATCGGCACGCCCGAGGAGAACGACGCCTTTCTCGCTTCGCTCGAATCTGTAATCCGGGATGCGTGATGCGTGAGGGAGCCTCGATCTTCCCTTTTCGCCTCACTGCCCTCCGCTCACGCATCACGAATCACGCATTATGACTCTCCTAGACGACCTCCGCTGGCGCGGCGTGGTGTTCGACCACACGCCCGACCTCGAAGACCACCTCGCGAGCGGCTCCGTCACGGCGTACTGCGGCTTCGACCCGACGGCGGACAGCCTGCACGTTGGCTCGCTGCTCCCGCTGATGGGCCTCGCCCGACTCCAGCGCGCGGGCCACACGCCCATCGCGCTCGTCGGCGGTGGGACGGGCCTCATCGGCGACCCGAGCGGCAAGCGTGCCGAGCGCACGCTCCAGACGCGCGAGCAGATCGACGCCAACGTGCGCGGGATCCAGGCGCAGATGGAGAGCTTCCTCAGCTTCGAGGGCGAGCACGCCGCCAAAGTCCTCAACAACGCCGACTGGCTGACCACCATCCCGCTCACGGACTTCCTCCGCGACGTAGGCAAGCACTTCACCATCGCGAGCATGACCGCGAAGGAGAGTGTGAAGAGCCGCCTGGAGAGCGAGATCGGCCTCTCGTTTACCGAGTTCAGCTACCAGCTCCTCCAGGCCTACGACTTCCTCGTCCTCCACGACAAGGAGGGCGTCACGATGCAGGTCGGCGGGTCCGACCAGTGGGGCAACATCACCGCCGGCACGGACCTCTTGCGCAAAACGCGCGGCGCCAAGGGCCACGGGCTCGTCTACCCGCTCATCAAAAACGCCGCCGGCACGAAGTTCGGCAAGACCGAGGCCGGGACGGTCTGGCTGGACCCCGAGCGCACCTCGCCGTACCGCTTCTACCAGTTCTGGATGCGGACCGACGACTCCGACGTGGTCGACTACCTCAAGGCGTTCACGTGGCTC carries:
- the hisC gene encoding histidinol-phosphate transaminase, translating into MSDAPTHLVREAIRRERAYRVPTQTGIAAKLDQNESPYSVLDAIKDAALQEVRETPWNRYPDDRPHRLVAAVAEQWGLAPEAVIVGHGSNEITHTLGLCFVDPGTPVVLPTPMFSLYASVMRMFEAEVTEVAPEADLTHSADAILAAATASGAALTVVTTPNNPTGQTIPHEDLKQLAAGVPGILVIDEAYHEFLTGPTALDVLAEHPNVLVMRTFSKAMGLAGLRVGTLVGHPDLIQEIEKSRLPFVVDRLAEAVALQVLARPELVAERVAESRAEHDRLADAVEAMPGCEVLRGKANFFLFRTPLAHAAVRETLAARGVNIRDVTGYPDLAPRDGTPGWLRVSIGTPEENDAFLASLESVIRDA
- the tyrS gene encoding tyrosine--tRNA ligase, which produces MTLLDDLRWRGVVFDHTPDLEDHLASGSVTAYCGFDPTADSLHVGSLLPLMGLARLQRAGHTPIALVGGGTGLIGDPSGKRAERTLQTREQIDANVRGIQAQMESFLSFEGEHAAKVLNNADWLTTIPLTDFLRDVGKHFTIASMTAKESVKSRLESEIGLSFTEFSYQLLQAYDFLVLHDKEGVTMQVGGSDQWGNITAGTDLLRKTRGAKGHGLVYPLIKNAAGTKFGKTEAGTVWLDPERTSPYRFYQFWMRTDDSDVVDYLKAFTWLSHEEIDALEAEHAEAPHKRVAQRALAQAVTRMVHGDAGLEAAERATEALFGGDLAALTVRDLGEVFEGVPESTRASGDLEGEGVDIVTLLADAGAAKSKGEARRLVEGGGVRLGNEKVDGIDQMVTTADALHGEVIVVRMGKKRVHLVRLA
- a CDS encoding TonB-dependent receptor yields the protein MSLAVRPVLCAILAACVAAGAMAQSEGAPEAQTLTWDRAPLAEALYAFTEASGVEIVFALRLVRDVRVSGRYTVGEPPGPALGALLAGSGLRAERVRRAQFVLISDPLNLPGLGDDPSLYTGVLEGRVTDAETDEPLWGAHVWLVDLDLGGVADARGEFAVERLPAGRYSVRVSHVGYRTVRVDLDVFPASPQLPPTIRLRPEAVNSSAATVRPSAQPLEPEPGLAVLTPPGSPEAGRPALSIAGPVLGGDLLGGLSLVPGVSRAGGASGPLTLRGADPGRALVVRDGVPIYGENASFQPEALQSARLHNGPLPVELDGGAGVLELTTRAPGPDARGVLAGGLGGVRGVVSAPLAPTLGAQVGWGRPGPSDLPLASARAEAGALVIDPRGWRGEADAARRAWDAEAKLTWTPRPAQTVEAGAYRSGTRLGADLLSGPAPASWEIRSASTAANVRYDGLVDDRTFASGLAYLTRASGDEETPGLATQTAITEGGLRAEVDHAPSLTHQVRLGAHAAVREVSADQGVRLRQRLTEAAVYARDTWKPSARLELRPGVRLALVGTRAVAEPRLQARWSAVPKRLDLRAGLARQTQAVHRLHGYASGANAPRDLAATRWLLASGGIAPAVTWLGGLGAEWRPSDDVAFSADLFVRTARDVRLARGLAVQEPPVEAASLAALFPAHRERAVGLDLAAGVRRQTWALQGGLSLARAEVRREAPEASGAVRPWRASRYSRPVSFSVAGEKTLGLATLGARLDLESARPGARGDRDAPEARLTLGADAQTEAFGVTWILGARAETRLRGDGPLASGGLPPGAPLALGALGPAVVPGVRLVARW
- a CDS encoding purine-nucleoside phosphorylase; this encodes MFDPAEDARQIDEAVAAIRAQTDLVPDLALVLGSGLGALADEVEDAVIIPTGEVPHYPASTVEGHAGRLVLGTLEGRPVLVVQGRVHLYEGHEPRAVTFPVRLAHALGAKGLFLTNAAGGMNPSFVPGTLMLITDHINLAFTSALSGKMASGEHRFPDMSNPYDAEWRKQAGNIALTHGVPYREGVYVWTAGPSYETPAEIRFFQRAGADAVGMSTVPEAIQAAALGMPVLGLSTITNLAAGLQGRPLNHAEVMEVGQMVRERLSTWVRAIVAETGPGR
- a CDS encoding tetratricopeptide repeat-containing S1 family peptidase, with amino-acid sequence MSRLLCLALSVLALPLAVRWAAPEASAADVAPLALEHADAPAPEAAAREAELFSTLDRRVVRVGETVTLVVELAVALQDETSGVPFIRALTASAPEASEDVALESAGPVVQHWDRGVLQLERRYTLRVLREGDLSVAPLALDLGGRTLETRRQRLRGYAVQPDHAAASVVAIVADGRQGRAPFRRVGSAWLAAPDALVTAYHVVVGAGRVRVQLPSGRIVSVRRVWALDPERDIAVLHIDPRETEGMAALPVAPPEAAGDAVAFTFGWPLANGGDAFERPQVGTAAALYTGIGPDLRTAGNAVRPGDSGGPLLDARGRVLGVVVSGRSTNGEADLLREDVCLAADPVPALRQRPSRPVPLARALRHAARALPAARAFEAATALTGPGHRPADAPRHRALLMDAARAAPQDAALQFLAGSVLEALGEDDEAARIYQGAHEAGYFPAAYALAHHHLETDPIQAERLFREIRASDAYAHLGAMGHARALVALSRWREAEDALAEVLDHEPTYAPALYLLGVVRLARGEDDAALALERRLASAPGWAASLRFLLRNEVLRPTALRPLARVRLAPEVPLGY
- a CDS encoding regulatory protein RecX, encoding MNRKNPWERRSDAREASGEDTERPDAGKKDPFEKRVRVPDVETLTEGTITSVQAQKKDMDRVSIFLDGKFAFGIAADIAIGEGLKKGLVLTPEAQHKLFQKEEVIAARRASLDYLSLGGKTSTELKRSLARRGFSDFAAEDAIAQMERYGYLDDAAYAMAFAKGRAASRGHGPQRLRADLLKKGVPRAAIDRALEELDADDLAESANALGLKRWRALSSESDTRKRKKKTTDFLLRRGFSFDQARTAVEAALAKDEDVEDADDGWDA